The DNA sequence GACGGCGCGATCCGGCTGCACGAGGCCGAGACCGCGGCACCGTCCCCGTTCGCGTCCTCGCTGCTGTTCGACTACGTCGCGGCGTTCATCTACGACGACGATGTGCCGCTGGCCGAGCGCAAGGCGGCCGCGCTGAGCCTCGACCCCGGCCTGCTCGCACAGCTGCTCGGCGAGGTCGAGCTTAGCGCGCTGCTCGACCCGGACGTGGTGCGGGACACCGAGAACGCGCTGCAATGGCGGCCTCCGCACCGTCGTGTCCGGGACGCCGAGTCGTTGGCCGACCTGCTCCGGATCGTCGGCCCGCTCACCGACGCCGGCATCGCCGAGCGCGCCGCCGGGGACCCCGCCCCGTGGCTCGGGCAGCTCGCCGACGCCCATCGCATCTTCCGTTTCGGGCGCGGCGGCACCCGCTGGGCCGTCGTCGAGGACGCGCCGCGGCTGCGGGACGGCCTGGCCGCGCCGGTGCCGTCCTGGCTGCCCGAGTCGCTCGCGCAAGCGGTCGCCGATCCGCTCGGCGACCTCGTCGGCCGTTACGCGCGGACGCACGGCCCGTTCACTGCCGCCGAGGCCGCGGCGGCGCTGCCCGTGGGCGTCGCCGTCGCCGCGCAGACGCTGGAACGACTCGCGCACGCGGGCAGGATCGTCCGCGTCCGGTTCCGTCCGCCGCCGGAGCACGCTGCCACCGGAGACGACGTTACCGATGAGGATGAGCCCCAGTGGTGCGACGCAGACGTGCTGCGCACGCTCCGGCGCCGCTCGCTGGAGCGGGCCAGGGCACGGCTCGCCCCCGTGCCGAAGACGACGCTGGGCCGGTTCCTGCCGTCGTGGCAGCACGTGGGCGGGACGGCCGCACTGCGCGGCGTCGACGGATTGTTCGCAGTGATCGACCAGCTGGCCGGGGCCGTGCTGCCCGCATCCGCCCTCGAGACCCTCGTCCTCCCGGGACGCGTCGCCGACTACCGCCCGGAGATGCTCGACGAGCTCACGTCGGCCGGGGAGGTCTTCTGGACCGGGTGCGGCCGTGCGGGCGCCCGCGACGGGTGGATCGCGCTGCACACCACCGACTCCGCTGCCACGTCGATCCGCCCGCCGACAGGCGCCGACCGTGACGGCGGAGGCGACGGCAGGCTGCGCGCCGCCCTCCAGTCCACGCTCGGCGGCGGCGGGGCCTTCTTCTTCCGAGCCCTCGCCGACGCGGCGCGGGCCGCCGCCGACCGCCCCGCGGCCACCGACGCGGACGTGCTCGCGGCCCTGTGGGATCTGGTGTGGCAGGGGCACGTCACCGGCGACACCCTCGCCCCGCTGCGGGCCCTGCAGTCGGGTGCCTCCCGCCGCCCTTCATCCCCCCGTGGCCGGCGCGGCCGTGTCGCCCGCCCCCGCCTACCCGCGCAGCCGGCCCTCCCACGGCGTCGGGGCGCTGGTCCCTGGTGCCCGCCGCCACCGCCGACGCCACCGTCCGCCTGCACGACACCGCCCGCCGGCTCTTGGACCGCTACGGCGTCGTCACGCCCAGCGTCGCCGCGGCCGAGCAAGTCGACGGCGGCTTCGCCCGCCTGTACCGGGTGCTCGGCAGATTCGAGGAGATAGGCCAGTGCCGACGTGGTTACGTCATCGAAGGCCTCGGCGGAGCCCAGTTCGCGGCGCCGGAGTCCATCGACCTGCTGCGCGCGGCCGCCGACGACAATTCCGTCGGCACGCCACTGGTTCTGGCCGCGGCCGATCCCGCCAACCCCTACGGAGCGGCCGTCGACTGGCCGCGGCCGCACGCCGAGGGGCACCGCCCGTCGCGCGCGGCAGGCGCCGTGGTCGTGCTCGTCGGCGGCGCACCGCGCGTCTTCGTCGAACGCGGCGGACGCAGCATCCTCACGTTCTCGGAGGATCGCGGGCAGATCGTCTCCGCCCTGACCGCGCTCGCCGCCGCGCCGCCGCTGCGCGCGGGCGTGCGAAGTCCGCTCGTCGTCGCACGGTGGAACGGGGAGTCGGTGCACGGCAATGCCCATGCGGCACCTCTCGCCGACGCCGGTTTCCGGCTCACCCCGCGCGGCTACCGCGCAACCTGGTGACGGGCCCTGCCGGGAAGCCTAGGAAAGCGCCTCGAACAGCGCCCGGTTGAGTTTGCTCAGCGACCGCAGCGACAGGCGCAACGCCCCCGGGGCATGCGTCGCCGAGAGCATCACCGCCAGCACCGGCACCTCGGCATCGCGCTCCGGACGCTTGATCTTCCGGCCGGTGGCGCTCCGGCGCACCAACTCGACCCGCTCGCGCACGGATTCCGCGGCCGCGCGCAGTTCCCGCACCGTCTCCGCACCGGGCGCCGTCGAGGCATCCGCACGTGTGGCCATGACCCCCGCCCTGGCAAGCTGGTGGGCCGCACGGTTGATCACGGTGAGGGCGCGCGTGAACCGCCGCACGCTCCGCCTGCTGCGCACCGCCGGGCGCAGTCGCAGCGGTTCCGCAGCCTTGAGAACGTCCTGCAAGGCGCCGTCCAGCACCCGCGTCGATTCCACGATCCCGTGGCCGGTGCCGGGCACGGCCACCGACGCGACAGCTTCCGAGATCACCTTGTCCAACTGCGCAAGATAATCGACGGTCTTCGCCTCCAACTCGCCCTGTGTGGAGGTCGCCAGGATGAAGTATGCCGACGCGAGCCCGACGACAGCGCCGACCGCAGTCTCGGCGATCCGCAGCCCCAAGACCTCGATGCTGAACACCCCGAGCAGACCGTAGAGCATCGCGAGGAGCACGGTCACGCAGAACGTGAGCAGCGCATAGGCGACGGGGGCGAAATAGAACGCGAAGAAGATGCAGACGATGATCAGCACCATCTGCACCGGGGGGTTGTGTCCGACGAGCGCGGCGATGACGACGCCGGCCACCACTCCCGCGACCGTGCCCACGATCCGGTGCCCGGCCCGCGAGAGAATCTCGCCGCGCGTGGAGGCGCCGTTGAACACGAGGAAGGCCGTCAGCACGGCCCAGTACCAGCGGTCGGGTGAGACAAGCTCGCCCAGCAGGGTCGCGGCGCTCGTCGCGACGGCGACCTGGATCGCGGCCCGCGTACTCGGCTGCCACCCGGCCGCCCGGCCGGCGAGCGTGCGTGCGGAACCGCCCGCCCCTTCGGTCGGCGCGTCCGCCGAAGGGGCGGGCGCGGACTGTCCGGCGCTCTGGTCCCGCCCCGGCACCGCTTCGCCGCCGCCCGGACCGCGATCGTCCGTTGACGTCGCGCCGTGCACCCGCCGTGCGCCGCGTGCCGGCAGCCATGCCGGCGGGCCGAACAGCAGCGCCGCGCGCACTGTGATGCGGTGGATCGCGATATGCGCCTGCACCGCGCGGTGCGCCACCACCGTGGCGATACCCGCGGGATCCGATGCGTCCGCCTCCCGCGCCGCCGCCGACGCCACATCCGCGGCCGCGCGCAGTTCTTCGACAGTCGGCCGATCATGCAGCACCACCCCCAAGGCGACGGTCGCCCGTTCGAGTCCCGCCGGCCAGCGCACCTGCGGATCCAGGTTCCACAGGGCGCTCGCGAGCTGTTCCGTGGCGATCTGCGCGTCGAACACCATCACAGAGAAGGACCGGCCGGTGACGCTGACGAGTTCCGCGCCTTCGTGCCGGTCGATCCAGTCCTCGATCATCAGCGCGGTCTCGCCCAGACCGTCGAGACGCCCCCGAAGCCGGCCGAGGTCGCAGTGGGCCCGGTCGCTGGCCGCGTCCACCGCCTCGATCGACGCCGCACGCAGCGCGCGGGCGAGTCGCCGGATCTCGAGACGGGGCCGTTCCGGAAGGACCACGACGCGGATCAGGAGGGTGCACGCTGCGCCGACGATGATCGCCACGCAGAACATGGCGATGTCGTCGACGGTCGAATGGAGGAACAGGCTGAAGAAGTACGCGATGAACGCCACCATGCCGAGCGCCTCGCCGCGCGGCCCCCACCGACGCACCCACACGGCGCAGAAGAGGACCGCGATGAAACCGATCTCGGCCAACGGGTCGACGGTGAGAAGCCCCGTCGCCAACGTGACCGCGGCCGCCGCCGGCAATGGTATGAGCAGCGTCGTCGTCACGCGCGCCCGCTGGGTCGAGTCCTTGACCGCGGCCGCCGCCTGGACCGCGATCACCGTGCCGAGAAGGGCCACCGTGATGGGCTCGTCATAGGAGGAGGTGACCAGGATCAGAACGGCCATCGCCAGCGCGGCCGAGATCGCCACGGTCGCGGCCTTCCGGAGCCGGAGCTTCCCGGGGTCGCTCACTGCGAGCGTCCGCAGGCGCGCCTGGGTGTAGTCGACGACCGTCATCACATCAGGCATTGTCCGTCATCACCGCGGGCGGCGCGCGGTCACCATCGACTCCCCCGACCCGTCACGTCCGGCCCGTACGCCCGGGCGCTCCGCCTCCCGGGCGGAACGAGCGGAACATGAAGGTACCGTCGGCATCCCTCGGAGGCCCGGCACGGCCGCAACACAAACGCCTCGGGCCCGGTCCCCCTTGTCAGGGGGCCGGGCCCGAGGCGTTCTATCAACAAATTGTGCGGCAGTGACCTACTCTCCCACACCCCACGGGTGCAGTACCATCGGCGCAGTAAGGCTTAGCTACCGGGTTCGGAATGGGACCGGGCGTGACCCTCACGCTATAACCACCGCAACACCATGCGACACACACCAACACACACGGTGCGGGTGTTGCCTCAGACACCGGACAGTGGACGCGAAACACAAGAACATAATTGTGGGTAAGCCTACGGCCTATTAGTACCGGTCACCTCCACCCCTCACAGGGCTTCCAGCTCCGGCCTATCAACCCCATCATCTCTAGGGGGCCTTACCCCACACAGGGGGAAAGAAACCTCATCTTGGAACAGGCTTCCCGCTTAGATGCTTTCAGCGGTTATCCCTCCCGAACGTAGCCAACCAGCAATGCCCCTGGCGGAACAACTGGCACACCAGAGGTTCGTCCGTCCCGGTCCTCTCGTACTAGGGACAGCCTTCCTCAAGTTTCTCACGCGCGCGGCGGATAGAGACCGAACTGTCTCACGACGTTCTAAACCCAGCTCGCGTGCCGCTTTAATGGGCGAACAGCCCAACCCTTGGGACCTACTCCAGCCCCAGGATGCGACGAGCCGACATCGAGGTGCCAAACCATCCCGTCGATATGGACTCTTGGGGAAGATCAGCCTGTTATCCCCGGGGTACCTTTTATCCGTTGAGCGACACCGCTTCCACAAGCCAGTGCCGGATCACTAGTCCCGACTTTCGTCCCTGCTCGACCCGTCAGTCTCACAGTCAAGCCCCCTTGTGCACTTGCACTCAACACCTGATTGCCAACCAGGCTGAGGGAACCTTTGGGCGCCTCCGTTACTCTTTAGGAGGCAACCGCCCCAGTTAAACTACCCACCAGGCACTGTCCCTGAACCAGATCATGGTCCGAGGTTAGAAGTCCGATACGATCAGAGTGGTATTTCAACAACGACTCCACACCGGCTGGCGCCGGCGCATCACAGTCTCCCACCTATCCTACACAAACCGAATCACACACCAATACCAAGCTATAGTAAAGGTCCCGGGGTCTTTTCGTCCTGCCGCGCGTAACGAGCATCTTTACTCGTAATGCAATTTCGCCGAGCCTGTGGTTGAGACAGCAGAGAAGTCGTTACGCCATTCGTGCAGGTCGGAACTTACCCGACAAGGAATTTCGCTACCTTAGGATGGTTATAGTTACCACCGCCGTTTACTGGGGCTTAAATTCTCAGCTTCGCGGCCCGAAAGCCACTAACCGGTCCTCTTAACCTTCCAGCACCGGGCAGGCGTCAGTCCGTATACATCGTCTTACGACTTCGCACGGACCTGTGTTTTTAGTAAACAGTCGCTTCTCTCTGGTCTCTGCGACCACACCCAGCTCCCACCGCACGGGTGTTCACCAGACATGGCCCCCCTTCTCCCGAAGTTACGGGGGCAATTTGCCGAGTTCCTTAACCACAGTTCTCTCGATCGCCTCGGTATTCTCTACCAGACCACCTGTGTCGGTTTGGGGTACGGGCCATGACACCACTCGCTAGAGGCTTTTCTCGACAGCATAGGATCACAGAATCCCCCACACCGGGGTCGCATCACCTCTCAGGCACCATGAGGCACGGATTTCCCTGCACCTCGCCCTACAGGCTTACACCAGTATCACCACTGACTGGCCCTGCTACCTTCCTGCGTCACCCCATCGCTTGGCTACTACCAGATCAGGTCCCACGCATCCACCACACGCCCTGCACCCGAAAGTGCACGACACGGGCTTCAGGATGGTTAGTCTCACTGATTCACCACGGGCGCGATATCACGGGTACGGGAATATCAACCCGTTGTCCATCGACTACGCCTGACGGCCTCGCCTTAGGTCCCGACTCACCCTGGGCGGATTAACCTGGCCCAGGAACCCTTGGTCATTCGGCGGACGAGTTTCCCACTCGTCTTTCGCTACTCATGCCTGCATTCTCACTCGCGCAGCCTCCACGACTAGATCACTCTGCCGCTTCCCCGGCTACACGACGCTCCCCTACCCACCCACACGGCTGCACACCCACCCGCAGGCAGATGCGAACCAACATGTGAGTGCCGCGGCTTCGGCGGTGTACTTGAGCCCCGCTACATTATCGGCGCAGGACCACTCGACCAGTGAGCTATTACGCACTCTTTCAAGGATGGCTGCTTCTGAGCCAACCTCCTGGCTGTCTTCGCAATCCCACATCCTTTCCCACTTAGTACACGCTTAGGGGCCTTAGCCGGCGATCTGGGCTGTTTCCCTCTCGACTACGAAGCTTTTCCCCGCAGTCTCACTGCCACGCTCTCACACCACAGCATTCGGAGTTTGGCTGACGTCAGTAACCCGGTAAGGCCCATCAGCCAACCAGTAGCTCTACCTCCATGGTGAAACACGCGACGCTGCACCTAAATGCATTTCGGGGAGAACCAGCTATCACGGAGTTTGATTGGCCTTTCACCCCTACCCACAACTCATCCCCTCAGTTTTCAACCTAAGTGGGTTCGGGCCTCCACGACGTCTTACCGTCGCTTCACCCTGGCCATGGGTAGATCACTCCGCTTCGGGTCTAGAACATGCCACTCTGGCGCCCTCTTCGGACTCGCTTTCGCTACGACTACCCCACACGGGTTAACCTCGCGACATGCCACTAACTCGCAGGCTCATTCTTCAAAAGGCACGCCATCACCCACCGCAGACCAAACTACGCGCAGGCTTTGACGGATTGTAAGCACACGGTTTCAGGTACTCTTTCACTCCCCTCCCGGGGTACTTTTCACCATTCCCTCACGGTACTATCCGCTATCGGTCACCAGGGAGTATTCAGGCTTACCGGGTGGTCCCGGCAGATTCACAGCAGATTCCACGGGCCCGCTGCTACTCGGGCACCACGACAAGGCAGACACACAGCTTTCACGTACGGGACTCTCACCCACTACGGCAGGCCATCCCAGACCACTTCCGCTAACCATGTGTTTTCTCCAACTACCCGCCGGCACGGCAGCACCGGCACATCGCAGCCCCACAACCCCACACACACAACCCCTGCCGGGTATCACATGCGCATGGTTTAGCCTCATCCGCTTTCGCTCGCCACTACTCACAGAATCACATATTGTTTTCTCTTCCTACGGGTACTGAGATGTTTCACTTCCCCGCGTTCCCTCCACACGCCCTATACATTCAGGCGCGGGTAACAGCGCATCACCGCTGCTGGGTTTCCCCATTCGGACATCCTCGGATCACAGCTCGGTTGACAGCTCCCCGAGGCTTAACGCAGCCTCCCACGTCCTTCATCGGCTCCTGGTGCCAAGGCATCCACCGTGTGCTCTTACACACTTACAACACAAAGATCAAAGATGCTCGCGTCCACTGTCCAGTTCTCAAACAACACACACACCCACCAGCCCGCCACACCGCACAACCAACCCCGCACAACACCCGGAACCAGCCACACGACACCACCGACGGGCCCGCCGGCGCATCACATCAAGACAACCCACCACACACAAACGCGCAGCGTGTTCCCTCAAAGCCCAACAGCATGCCGACTAGCGCCCCCACCCCACACGACACCCACCACCCACGGCGGGCCCGAACGAGGCTCCTGCAATCAAAACGCGGCCAGTGTCCACCCATGAGCAACCCCAGACCACACACACGGCGGTCACTGAGGCACTGTAATGCTCCTTAGAAAGGAGGTGATCCAGCCGCACCTTCCGGTACGGCTACCTTGTTACGACTTCGTCCCAATCGCCGATCCCACCTTCGACGGCTCCCTCCCACAAGGGGTTGGGCCACCGGCTTCGGGTGTTACCAACTTTCATGACGTGACGGGCGGTGTGTACAAGGCCCGGGAACGTATTCACCGCAGCGTTGCTGATCTGCGATTACTAGCGACTCCGACTTCATGGGGTCGAGTTGCAGACCCCAATCCGAACTGAGGCCGGCTTTAAGGGATTCGCTGAACCTCACGGTCTCGCAGCCCTCTGTACCGACCATTGTAGCATGTGTGAAGCCCTGGACATAAGGGGCATGATGACTTGACGTCGTCCCCACCTTCCTCCGAGTTGACCCCGGCAGTCTCCTGCGAGTCCCCACCATTACGTGCTGGCAACACAGGACAAGGGTTGCGCTCGTTGCGGGACTTAACCC is a window from the Tomitella gaofuii genome containing:
- a CDS encoding FUSC family protein, encoding MPDVMTVVDYTQARLRTLAVSDPGKLRLRKAATVAISAALAMAVLILVTSSYDEPITVALLGTVIAVQAAAAVKDSTQRARVTTTLLIPLPAAAAVTLATGLLTVDPLAEIGFIAVLFCAVWVRRWGPRGEALGMVAFIAYFFSLFLHSTVDDIAMFCVAIIVGAACTLLIRVVVLPERPRLEIRRLARALRAASIEAVDAASDRAHCDLGRLRGRLDGLGETALMIEDWIDRHEGAELVSVTGRSFSVMVFDAQIATEQLASALWNLDPQVRWPAGLERATVALGVVLHDRPTVEELRAAADVASAAAREADASDPAGIATVVAHRAVQAHIAIHRITVRAALLFGPPAWLPARGARRVHGATSTDDRGPGGGEAVPGRDQSAGQSAPAPSADAPTEGAGGSARTLAGRAAGWQPSTRAAIQVAVATSAATLLGELVSPDRWYWAVLTAFLVFNGASTRGEILSRAGHRIVGTVAGVVAGVVIAALVGHNPPVQMVLIIVCIFFAFYFAPVAYALLTFCVTVLLAMLYGLLGVFSIEVLGLRIAETAVGAVVGLASAYFILATSTQGELEAKTVDYLAQLDKVISEAVASVAVPGTGHGIVESTRVLDGALQDVLKAAEPLRLRPAVRSRRSVRRFTRALTVINRAAHQLARAGVMATRADASTAPGAETVRELRAAAESVRERVELVRRSATGRKIKRPERDAEVPVLAVMLSATHAPGALRLSLRSLSKLNRALFEALS